In the genome of Persephonella sp., one region contains:
- the ftsZ gene encoding cell division protein FtsZ, translated as MENFNYDAENPSKIKVFGVGGGGSNAVARMFQEGLQNVELYIVNTDKQHLESLEQIPNRIVIGENVTKGLGAGAKPNVGEEAAKESIDTIKQAMEGADMVFIAAGLGGGTGTGASPVIAQAAKEMGILTVAVVTKPFDFEGLQKAKVAEEGLKKLKDVVDTYIVIHNQKLATIAGKRFTFGEAFKLVDSILYKAVRGITDLILVPGLINVDFADVKTIMENGGKALIGVGSGRGENKIEEAVISATTSPLLEGTSIQGSKRLLINIEVSMDLSYADVEEAIAQIREATHPDSLIIFGASLNPNVEDEIRITVVATDFEGEKQEENKQKKIERRITKRPSPPVEKEEKIEEPKIPGGLINEIEYEDLDIPAYIRKRKGEIN; from the coding sequence ATGGAAAATTTCAATTATGATGCAGAAAATCCATCTAAAATCAAAGTATTCGGTGTAGGTGGAGGTGGAAGCAACGCTGTAGCCAGAATGTTTCAGGAAGGTCTTCAGAATGTTGAGCTTTATATAGTAAATACAGATAAACAGCATCTTGAATCACTTGAACAGATCCCAAACAGAATAGTGATAGGGGAAAATGTGACAAAGGGTCTTGGTGCCGGGGCAAAGCCAAATGTAGGAGAGGAAGCTGCAAAGGAAAGTATAGATACTATTAAACAGGCGATGGAAGGGGCTGACATGGTCTTTATTGCAGCAGGACTTGGAGGTGGAACAGGAACAGGTGCCTCTCCCGTAATAGCTCAGGCTGCAAAAGAGATGGGCATATTAACAGTAGCCGTTGTAACAAAACCATTTGATTTTGAAGGTCTGCAAAAGGCAAAAGTTGCAGAAGAAGGTTTGAAAAAACTGAAAGATGTGGTTGATACATACATTGTGATCCACAACCAGAAACTTGCGACTATTGCAGGAAAAAGATTTACTTTTGGTGAAGCATTTAAACTTGTTGACAGTATTTTGTATAAAGCCGTTAGAGGAATAACAGATCTTATCCTTGTTCCGGGACTTATAAATGTTGATTTTGCAGATGTAAAAACAATAATGGAAAACGGCGGAAAAGCACTTATTGGTGTAGGATCAGGAAGGGGAGAAAATAAGATAGAAGAAGCTGTTATATCAGCCACCACTTCACCACTTCTTGAAGGAACCTCAATTCAAGGCTCAAAAAGGCTTCTTATTAACATTGAGGTTAGCATGGATCTTTCTTACGCAGATGTTGAGGAAGCTATCGCCCAGATAAGAGAAGCCACACACCCTGATTCATTAATTATATTCGGTGCATCACTAAACCCTAATGTTGAGGACGAAATAAGAATAACCGTCGTGGCTACAGATTTTGAAGGGGAAAAACAGGAAGAAAATAAACAGAAGAAAATAGAAAGAAGAATTACCAAAAGACCATCTCCTCCTGTGGAAAAAGAAGAAAAAATTGAAGAACCTAAGATTCCAGGAGGCTTGATAAATGAGATAGAATATGAGGATCTTGATATACCGGCATATATAAGGAAAAGGAAAGGTGAAATTAATTGA